Proteins from a genomic interval of Stenotrophomonas maltophilia:
- a CDS encoding pirin family protein yields the protein MSFPEPVRVLRTIRGMPTSDGAGVRLTRVIGGPTLPDLDPFLLLDEFGTDRAEDYIAGFPEHPHRGFETVTYMLDGRMRHRDNHGNEGLLTPGSVQWMTAGRGLVHSEMPEQESGQMRGFQLWVNLPAKEKMTDPKYQEFAPERIPVAHPEAGVDVKVIAGNVNGTQGPIVQPATDPLYLDITLAPDRAWTYALPEGHNAFAYVFEGAVTVGEQDAARDVARQELAVLGGGEQLHLSAGSEGARLILVAGRPLREPVMRHGPFVMNTRQELMQAFVDFQEGKF from the coding sequence ATGAGCTTTCCCGAACCGGTCCGCGTGCTGCGGACCATCCGTGGCATGCCCACCTCCGACGGTGCCGGCGTGCGCCTGACCCGCGTCATCGGCGGCCCCACGCTGCCGGACCTGGACCCATTCCTGCTGCTCGATGAATTCGGCACGGACCGTGCCGAGGACTACATCGCCGGCTTCCCGGAGCATCCGCATCGTGGTTTCGAGACCGTCACCTACATGCTCGACGGGCGCATGCGGCATCGCGACAACCACGGCAATGAGGGCCTGCTGACCCCGGGTAGCGTGCAGTGGATGACCGCAGGCCGTGGCCTGGTGCATTCGGAAATGCCCGAGCAGGAAAGCGGGCAGATGCGCGGCTTCCAGCTGTGGGTGAACCTGCCGGCGAAAGAGAAGATGACGGATCCGAAGTACCAGGAATTCGCCCCTGAGCGGATTCCGGTGGCGCACCCGGAAGCGGGCGTGGACGTGAAGGTGATTGCCGGCAACGTGAATGGCACGCAGGGCCCGATCGTGCAGCCGGCCACCGATCCGCTGTACCTGGACATCACGCTGGCCCCGGATCGCGCCTGGACCTATGCGTTGCCGGAAGGGCACAACGCCTTTGCGTATGTGTTCGAAGGTGCGGTGACGGTGGGTGAGCAGGACGCGGCGCGCGACGTCGCCCGTCAGGAACTGGCGGTGCTGGGGGGCGGTGAGCAGCTGCATCTGTCGGCCGGCAGCGAGGGTGCACGGCTGATCCTGGTGGCCGGTCGTCCGTTGCGCGAACCAGTGATGCGCCATGGACCGTTCGTGATGAACACGCGGCAGGAACTGATGCAGGCCTTCGTCGATTTCCAGGAAGGCAAGTTCTGA
- a CDS encoding carbon starvation CstA family protein: MKGFSKIGWAALALLGAFCLGTVALRRGEHINALWIVVAAVSLYLVAYRFYSLFIANKVMQLDPTRATPAVINNDGLDYVPTNKHVLFGHHFAAIAGAGPLVGPVLAAQMGYLPGLLWLVVGVVLAGAVQDFVVLFLSSRRNGRSLGDLVREEMGQVPGTIALFGAFLIMIIILAVLAMVVVKALAESPWGMFTVIATMPIAILMGVYMRYIRPGKIGEISVVGLILLLAAIWYGGKVAADPVWGPAFTFTGTQITWMLIGYGFVASVLPVWLLLAPRDYLSTFLKIGTIIALAIGILVVMPELKMPALTQFAASGDGPVWKGGMFPFLFITIACGAVSGFHALISSGTTPKLLANEAHMRYIGYGGMLMESFVAVMALVAASIIDPGIYFAMNSPAAVIGADAASAAHYITNTWGFTITPEQLTATAAAIGEPTILHRAGGAPTLAVGIAQILHEAIPSGSDAMMAFWYHFAILFEALFILTAVDAGTRAGRFMLQDLLGNFVPALKKTESWTANIIGTAGCVALWGYLLYTGVVDPFGGIQTLWPLFGISNQMLAGIALMLGTVVLFKMKRDRYAWVTAVPAIWLLICTTYAGFIKIFDSNPAQGFLAQAHKFQAALASDTITAPAKSVAQMKQIVVNAYVNTGLTALFLLVVGAVLVYSIKTILAARRNPQRSDRETPYVALKPHEMVDL; this comes from the coding sequence ATGAAAGGGTTTTCCAAAATTGGCTGGGCAGCACTCGCCCTGCTCGGCGCCTTCTGTCTGGGCACCGTGGCCTTGCGCCGCGGCGAACACATCAATGCGCTGTGGATCGTCGTCGCCGCAGTTTCGCTGTACCTGGTCGCCTACCGTTTCTACAGCCTGTTCATCGCCAACAAGGTGATGCAGCTGGATCCGACCCGGGCCACCCCGGCGGTGATCAACAACGATGGCCTGGATTACGTGCCGACCAACAAGCACGTGCTGTTCGGCCACCATTTCGCTGCGATTGCCGGTGCCGGCCCGCTGGTCGGCCCCGTGCTGGCCGCGCAGATGGGCTACCTGCCCGGCCTGCTGTGGCTGGTGGTGGGCGTGGTGCTGGCCGGCGCGGTGCAGGACTTCGTGGTGCTGTTCCTGTCCAGCCGCCGCAACGGCCGTTCGCTGGGCGATCTGGTACGGGAAGAGATGGGCCAGGTACCCGGCACCATCGCGTTGTTCGGCGCGTTCCTGATCATGATCATCATCCTGGCAGTGCTGGCGATGGTGGTGGTCAAGGCGCTGGCCGAAAGCCCGTGGGGCATGTTCACGGTGATCGCGACGATGCCCATCGCGATCCTGATGGGCGTGTACATGCGTTACATCCGCCCCGGCAAGATCGGCGAGATCTCGGTGGTCGGCCTGATCCTGCTGCTGGCCGCGATCTGGTACGGCGGCAAGGTCGCCGCCGACCCCGTGTGGGGCCCTGCGTTCACCTTCACCGGCACCCAGATCACCTGGATGCTGATCGGCTACGGCTTCGTCGCCTCGGTGCTGCCGGTATGGCTGCTGCTGGCCCCGCGTGACTACCTGTCGACCTTCCTCAAGATCGGCACCATCATCGCGCTGGCCATCGGCATCCTGGTGGTGATGCCGGAACTGAAGATGCCGGCGCTGACCCAGTTCGCCGCCAGCGGCGATGGCCCGGTGTGGAAGGGCGGCATGTTCCCATTCCTGTTCATCACCATCGCCTGCGGTGCGGTGTCCGGCTTCCACGCGCTGATTTCCTCCGGCACCACGCCGAAGCTGCTGGCCAATGAAGCGCACATGCGCTACATCGGCTACGGCGGCATGCTGATGGAATCGTTCGTGGCGGTGATGGCACTGGTCGCGGCCTCGATCATCGATCCGGGCATCTACTTCGCGATGAACAGCCCGGCGGCGGTGATCGGTGCCGATGCCGCATCGGCGGCGCACTACATCACCAACACCTGGGGCTTCACCATCACGCCCGAGCAGCTGACCGCGACCGCGGCGGCCATTGGTGAACCGACCATCCTGCATCGCGCAGGTGGCGCACCGACACTGGCGGTGGGCATCGCGCAGATCCTGCACGAAGCGATTCCCAGTGGCAGCGACGCGATGATGGCGTTCTGGTACCACTTCGCGATCCTGTTCGAAGCGTTGTTCATCCTCACTGCAGTCGACGCTGGCACCCGTGCGGGCCGCTTCATGCTGCAGGACCTGCTGGGCAACTTCGTACCGGCGCTGAAGAAGACCGAATCGTGGACCGCCAACATCATCGGCACCGCCGGCTGCGTGGCGCTGTGGGGCTACCTGCTCTACACCGGCGTGGTCGATCCGTTCGGTGGCATCCAGACGCTGTGGCCGCTGTTCGGCATCTCCAACCAGATGCTGGCCGGCATCGCGCTGATGCTGGGCACGGTGGTGCTGTTCAAGATGAAACGTGACCGCTATGCGTGGGTGACGGCGGTGCCAGCCATCTGGCTGCTGATCTGCACCACCTACGCCGGCTTCATCAAGATCTTCGACAGCAACCCGGCGCAGGGCTTCCTGGCCCAGGCACACAAGTTCCAGGCCGCCCTCGCCAGCGACACCATCACCGCACCGGCCAAGTCGGTGGCGCAGATGAAGCAGATCGTGGTCAACGCCTACGTCAACACCGGCCTGACCGCGCTGTTCCTGCTGGTGGTGGGCGCGGTACTGGTGTATTCGATCAAGACCATCCTGGCGGCACGCCGCAACCCGCAGCGCAGCGACCGCGAGACCCCGTACGTGGCGCTGAAGCCACATGAAATGGTGGACCTGTGA
- a CDS encoding YbdD/YjiX family protein: protein MSTQLVPAGQYQAHRRIWRRLVQTARLCCGIPDYDNYVRHMLEKHPDQEPMDYKTFFRERQEARYGGRNGGRCC, encoded by the coding sequence ATGAGCACGCAACTGGTTCCCGCCGGCCAGTACCAGGCGCACCGGCGCATCTGGCGGCGCCTGGTGCAGACCGCACGGCTGTGCTGTGGCATTCCTGATTACGACAACTACGTCCGGCACATGCTGGAAAAGCATCCGGACCAGGAGCCGATGGATTACAAGACGTTCTTCCGCGAGCGCCAGGAAGCGCGCTACGGCGGACGCAACGGTGGTCGCTGCTGTTGA
- a CDS encoding DUF819 domain-containing protein, giving the protein MPTEPATALISNDIVGLGLIAATLALIFWAASGPTPLLKKIFAWVPALLLCYFIPAIYNTAGVIDGHNTSLYNPVARDVLLPAALVLLTLSIDLKGVIKLGPKLLVVFCAGTAGIMLGAIVSFQLMKLIHPETVAGDTWAGMAALAGSWIGGGANMVAMREVFGTDATTFGQFAVVDVACASLWMAILLFLANRAQQIDTRNGADTRAIDEMKARISAYEAQNARIPSMTDLMVIVGVALGGVGLAHAIAAPLSGWFKANVSWASQFSLDSQFVWVILLSTAMGLGLSFTRARRLEAAGASRLGTVFLYFLIACIGMQMNLLSLLDRPWLFLLGAIWMATHVLVLWVVAKLLRAPLFFFAIGSQGNIGAAASAPVVAAAFHPTLAPVGVLLGTVGYATGTGLAYVTGLILKWMATG; this is encoded by the coding sequence ATGCCGACCGAACCCGCTACTGCCCTGATCAGCAACGACATCGTTGGACTGGGCCTGATTGCCGCCACCCTGGCCCTGATCTTCTGGGCCGCCAGTGGTCCGACCCCACTGCTGAAGAAGATCTTCGCCTGGGTGCCGGCACTGCTACTGTGCTACTTCATCCCCGCCATCTACAACACCGCCGGTGTCATCGATGGCCACAACACCTCGCTGTACAACCCGGTCGCGCGTGACGTGCTGCTGCCGGCGGCACTGGTCCTGCTGACCCTGTCGATCGACCTGAAGGGCGTCATCAAGCTCGGCCCGAAGCTGCTGGTCGTGTTCTGTGCCGGTACCGCCGGCATCATGCTCGGCGCCATCGTCTCGTTCCAGCTGATGAAGCTGATCCACCCGGAAACCGTGGCCGGTGATACCTGGGCCGGCATGGCGGCGCTGGCCGGCAGCTGGATCGGTGGCGGCGCCAACATGGTCGCCATGCGCGAAGTGTTCGGCACCGATGCCACCACCTTCGGCCAGTTCGCAGTGGTCGACGTGGCCTGCGCCAGCCTGTGGATGGCCATCCTGCTGTTCCTGGCCAACCGCGCGCAGCAGATCGATACCCGCAATGGTGCCGATACCCGTGCCATCGACGAGATGAAGGCGCGCATCAGTGCCTACGAGGCACAGAACGCACGCATTCCGAGCATGACCGACCTGATGGTGATCGTCGGTGTGGCACTGGGGGGCGTCGGCCTGGCCCACGCCATCGCCGCGCCGCTGTCGGGCTGGTTCAAGGCCAATGTCAGCTGGGCCAGCCAGTTCAGTCTCGATAGCCAGTTCGTGTGGGTGATCCTGCTGTCCACGGCGATGGGCCTGGGCCTGAGTTTCACCCGTGCACGCCGGCTGGAAGCCGCAGGCGCTTCGCGGCTGGGCACGGTGTTCCTGTACTTCCTGATCGCCTGCATCGGCATGCAGATGAACCTGCTGTCGCTGCTGGATCGGCCGTGGCTGTTCCTGCTCGGCGCGATCTGGATGGCCACCCACGTGCTGGTGCTGTGGGTGGTGGCCAAGCTGCTGCGCGCGCCGCTGTTCTTCTTCGCCATTGGTTCGCAGGGCAATATCGGCGCAGCCGCTTCGGCCCCTGTGGTGGCAGCGGCGTTCCATCCGACGCTGGCCCCGGTGGGCGTGCTGCTGGGCACGGTGGGCTATGCGACCGGCACCGGTCTGGCGTATGTCACCGGCCTGATCCTGAAGTGGATGGCGACCGGCTGA
- a CDS encoding VOC family protein: MQLGAFSISLSVKDLGASRTFYEALGFSVTGGDPAQNWLVMRSNGTVIGLFQGMFEGNLLTFNPGWDQHKQELPHFQDVRELQAELDAKGVELAVRTDPDGQGTGYLQLADPDGNVILIDQHVARAGTGQ, from the coding sequence ATGCAGCTCGGCGCCTTCTCCATCAGCCTCTCGGTCAAGGACCTTGGGGCCTCCCGCACCTTCTACGAAGCACTGGGCTTCTCGGTCACCGGCGGCGATCCGGCACAGAACTGGCTGGTGATGCGCAGCAACGGCACCGTGATCGGCCTGTTCCAGGGCATGTTCGAGGGCAACCTGCTGACCTTCAATCCTGGCTGGGACCAGCACAAGCAGGAACTGCCCCACTTCCAGGATGTGCGCGAGCTGCAGGCGGAGCTGGATGCGAAGGGCGTCGAACTGGCGGTGCGCACCGACCCTGATGGGCAGGGCACCGGCTATCTGCAGCTGGCCGATCCGGATGGCAACGTGATCCTGATCGACCAGCACGTGGCGCGCGCGGGCACCGGACAGTAG
- a CDS encoding sensor histidine kinase, whose product MKARKPGPLYRRVVWWLLGYLALLSIAVFSVGNYVHEHAEHAAWRALLNSELDSIVEHVEHEPHYRWQDSDTLSLYRFDAVNLPEGLRTLHPGLHDGVMVKGRETAVMVRETEPMGRVALVLDISDFHDLEQFATRWVMLAGVIMIFVTVLMASFGMERMVRPLSLLAQHIAALRPGVQGQRIEVDPRGSSELHTIADALNDYLDRNEQFVERERVFISTASHELRTPIAVMTGAAELALEQPGLPERARQQMQRVLRTAQSVEQLIELLLVLARDPARLAARAERIALDQLLPEIVDDHRHLLGDKDLSIGIQAAPVDIVAPLAVVQAAIGNLLRNAIENSGRGHIELRLSSSAVLTLQDPGHGMSPEEIAAIHARMARGERADRGGGIGLDLIARLCEHLGWTLQLQPCDPRGTRATLDFSASRPPSR is encoded by the coding sequence ATGAAGGCGCGTAAGCCGGGGCCGCTGTACCGGCGCGTGGTGTGGTGGTTGCTGGGCTATCTGGCGCTGCTGTCGATCGCGGTGTTCAGCGTCGGCAACTACGTGCATGAACATGCCGAGCATGCCGCCTGGCGCGCGCTGCTCAATTCCGAACTGGACAGCATCGTCGAGCACGTCGAGCACGAGCCGCACTACCGCTGGCAGGATTCGGACACGCTCAGCCTGTACCGGTTCGATGCGGTCAACCTTCCCGAGGGGCTGCGCACATTGCATCCGGGGCTGCATGACGGCGTGATGGTCAAGGGACGTGAGACGGCGGTGATGGTGCGCGAAACCGAGCCGATGGGCCGGGTCGCGCTGGTTCTGGACATCTCCGATTTCCATGACCTGGAACAGTTCGCCACGCGCTGGGTGATGCTGGCCGGGGTGATCATGATCTTCGTCACCGTGCTGATGGCGTCGTTCGGCATGGAGCGCATGGTGCGCCCGTTGAGCCTGCTGGCGCAGCACATCGCCGCGTTGCGGCCGGGCGTTCAGGGCCAGCGCATCGAGGTCGACCCGCGCGGCAGCTCCGAACTGCATACCATTGCCGATGCACTGAACGACTACCTGGACCGCAACGAGCAGTTCGTCGAACGCGAACGGGTCTTCATCAGCACCGCCAGCCACGAACTGCGTACACCAATTGCGGTGATGACCGGTGCTGCAGAGCTGGCACTGGAACAGCCGGGCCTGCCCGAGCGCGCGCGCCAGCAGATGCAGCGCGTGCTGCGCACAGCGCAGAGCGTGGAGCAGCTGATCGAACTGTTGCTGGTGCTGGCGCGTGATCCGGCACGATTGGCCGCGCGCGCCGAGCGCATCGCACTGGACCAGCTGTTGCCGGAAATCGTCGACGACCATCGTCACCTGCTCGGCGACAAGGATCTGAGCATCGGCATCCAGGCTGCTCCGGTGGATATCGTTGCGCCGCTGGCCGTTGTGCAGGCCGCGATCGGCAACCTCCTGCGCAATGCCATCGAGAACAGTGGCCGTGGTCACATTGAGCTGCGCCTGAGCTCGTCGGCGGTGCTGACCCTGCAGGACCCCGGGCATGGCATGAGCCCGGAGGAGATTGCGGCGATCCACGCGCGGATGGCCCGTGGCGAGCGCGCCGATCGGGGGGGCGGCATCGGACTGGACCTGATCGCGCGGCTGTGCGAGCACCTGGGCTGGACCCTGCAGCTGCAACCCTGTGACCCGCGCGGTACGCGTGCCACCCTCGACTTCAGCGCATCACGCCCTCCATCGCGGTAG
- a CDS encoding response regulator transcription factor: protein MRLLVIEDNRQLVANLFDYFESRGHVLDVAPDGITGLHLAGSHPYDAVILDWMLPRMEGPEVLRRLRAEHASEVPVIMLTARDELPDKIAGFRAGADDYLTKPFALPELEVRLEALLLRAQGRNPRKRLQVGDLVLDLATLEAQREGQVLHLYPACRKLLEVLMRASPGAVTRQQLEFALWGDEPPDGDLLRSHVYELRRSVDGPFAEKLIHTLPRVGYRLAVTTGSDAGKDGDEGA, encoded by the coding sequence ATGCGTCTGTTGGTGATCGAGGACAACCGCCAGCTGGTGGCCAACCTGTTCGACTATTTCGAGTCGCGCGGGCATGTGCTCGACGTGGCGCCGGATGGCATCACCGGACTGCACCTGGCCGGAAGCCATCCGTATGACGCGGTCATCCTGGACTGGATGCTGCCGCGCATGGAGGGCCCGGAGGTGCTGCGCCGGCTGCGCGCCGAGCATGCATCGGAAGTGCCGGTGATCATGCTGACCGCGCGTGACGAGCTGCCGGACAAGATTGCCGGCTTCCGCGCGGGCGCCGACGACTACCTGACCAAGCCGTTCGCGCTGCCGGAGCTGGAGGTGCGGCTGGAAGCGCTGCTGCTGCGTGCGCAGGGCCGCAACCCGCGCAAGCGCCTGCAGGTGGGCGATCTGGTACTGGATCTGGCGACGCTGGAGGCTCAGCGTGAGGGCCAGGTGCTGCACCTGTACCCAGCCTGCCGCAAGCTGCTGGAGGTACTGATGCGCGCCAGTCCGGGCGCGGTCACCCGCCAGCAGCTGGAATTCGCCCTGTGGGGCGACGAACCGCCGGATGGCGACCTGCTGCGTTCGCATGTCTACGAACTGCGCCGCAGCGTCGATGGTCCGTTCGCCGAGAAACTGATCCATACCCTGCCGCGGGTGGGTTACCGTCTGGCGGTGACCACGGGCAGCGATGCCGGCAAGGATGGCGATGAAGGCGCGTAA
- a CDS encoding ArnT family glycosyltransferase: MAVLLPEPAVPVALPRRWRLPLLWLLIIAALAAGIGLRQPQPPDEPRFVLAARTMVESGQWLLPHRGVELYAEKPPVFMWLQAAAYEIVGSWQWSFLLPSLLGALLSLWLVSDLARRLWSPRHSIYALAALFCTLQFGLMAKRAQIDMVLVGMTTVALWGLMRHLCERRNLPALWLAGFAAGVGTVTKGVGFLPLLMVLPWFGWWLYQRRRGYTVEGPHPATLLWLIPAFLLGVGVWLAPLGWALLHTPTAELQAYAHELLFKQTGTRYANAWHHRQPAWYYLQVILTLWLPGSLLLPMLFKPWWRRIRRGDRRQWLLLGWAVLVLVFFSASPGKREVYLLPMLPAMALAAAPLLPGLLRRLCVRRYLFGYSVVLMLATGVLGVMLMTEHPWAVAQLERRAMPDTLLPVLGDGLLTFAIALATLIVWLRVRRAATLVLLTHGMLWMLYGLVLIPALDPYASASALMRRVGARIGPDAELALVAWREQNLLQADRPVREFGFKRPWAEQWHDAGPWLAEAPGKRWLLVLDDAMSPCVDPAKVIDIGVANRNRWQLLPGTAWNPECHAERTGSTAEED; this comes from the coding sequence ATGGCCGTTTTGCTCCCGGAGCCTGCCGTGCCCGTAGCCCTGCCCCGCCGTTGGCGCCTGCCCCTGTTGTGGCTGCTGATCATTGCTGCGCTGGCAGCGGGGATCGGCCTTCGGCAGCCGCAGCCGCCGGACGAGCCGCGCTTCGTGCTGGCGGCCAGGACCATGGTCGAGAGCGGGCAATGGCTGCTGCCGCACCGCGGCGTGGAGCTGTATGCGGAGAAGCCGCCGGTCTTCATGTGGCTGCAGGCCGCCGCCTACGAGATCGTCGGCAGCTGGCAGTGGTCGTTCCTGCTGCCGTCCTTGCTGGGCGCCCTGCTCAGCCTGTGGCTGGTGTCGGACCTGGCACGGAGGCTGTGGTCGCCTCGGCATTCCATCTACGCCCTGGCGGCGCTGTTCTGCACCCTGCAGTTCGGGCTGATGGCCAAGCGTGCGCAGATCGACATGGTGCTGGTGGGGATGACCACCGTCGCACTGTGGGGCTTGATGCGGCACCTGTGCGAACGCCGCAACCTGCCCGCGCTGTGGCTGGCCGGTTTCGCCGCAGGCGTCGGCACGGTGACCAAGGGCGTGGGCTTCCTGCCGCTGCTGATGGTGCTGCCCTGGTTCGGCTGGTGGCTGTACCAGCGTCGCCGGGGGTACACGGTGGAGGGCCCGCATCCGGCAACCCTGCTGTGGCTGATCCCGGCCTTCCTGCTGGGTGTCGGGGTGTGGCTGGCACCACTGGGCTGGGCCCTGCTGCACACGCCCACTGCCGAACTGCAGGCCTACGCGCATGAGCTGTTGTTCAAGCAGACCGGTACCCGTTATGCCAATGCCTGGCACCACCGGCAGCCCGCCTGGTACTACCTGCAGGTGATCCTGACCCTGTGGCTGCCGGGCAGCCTGCTGCTGCCGATGCTGTTCAAGCCCTGGTGGCGCCGTATCCGCCGTGGCGACCGCCGCCAGTGGCTGCTGCTGGGCTGGGCCGTGCTGGTGCTGGTGTTCTTCAGCGCCAGCCCGGGCAAGCGCGAGGTGTACCTGCTGCCGATGCTGCCGGCGATGGCGCTGGCCGCAGCGCCATTGCTGCCCGGCCTGCTGCGCCGCCTGTGCGTGCGCCGCTACCTGTTCGGCTACAGCGTGGTGCTGATGCTGGCCACCGGCGTGCTGGGCGTGATGCTGATGACCGAGCACCCGTGGGCCGTGGCTCAGCTGGAACGCCGGGCGATGCCCGACACCCTGCTTCCGGTGCTGGGTGATGGCCTGCTGACCTTCGCCATCGCGCTGGCGACGTTGATTGTCTGGTTGCGGGTGCGCCGCGCCGCAACGCTGGTGCTGCTGACCCACGGCATGCTGTGGATGCTCTACGGCCTGGTGCTGATCCCGGCGCTGGATCCCTACGCATCGGCGTCGGCGCTGATGCGCCGGGTCGGCGCGCGGATCGGACCGGACGCCGAACTGGCGCTGGTGGCCTGGCGCGAACAGAACCTGCTGCAGGCCGACCGCCCGGTGCGCGAATTCGGCTTCAAGCGCCCCTGGGCCGAGCAATGGCACGACGCCGGCCCGTGGCTGGCCGAGGCACCTGGCAAGCGCTGGCTGCTGGTGCTGGACGACGCAATGAGCCCCTGTGTGGATCCGGCCAAGGTGATCGACATCGGTGTTGCCAACAGGAATCGTTGGCAACTGCTTCCCGGTACTGCATGGAACCCGGAATGCCACGCCGAGCGGACAGGATCGACCGCCGAAGAAGACTGA
- a CDS encoding phosphatase PAP2 family protein has protein sequence MPVRPLDSVAPLATSPLASRFAVTHLWLPVAIGLPLFTLLMGFGGDQWVADHLFRLEGGHWALQDAWITRTVVHKAGKWLSTAAALVAILLCFHHWRKGRDRILRWALLYVVIAMALGTGVISLLKSLVPMECPWDLLRYGGHQPFIGLFTGRPAGMAAQACFPAGHASAGYAWLSLYFFALLWRPSWRWAGLWIGLGAGLVFGISQQLRGAHFLSHDVATALICWLLSLGLYLIVKRVLIRRQLDRPNRQEANA, from the coding sequence ATGCCCGTCCGTCCCCTTGATTCGGTAGCGCCGCTTGCAACATCGCCACTGGCGTCACGATTTGCCGTAACTCACCTCTGGCTGCCTGTCGCAATCGGTCTGCCGTTGTTTACGCTGCTGATGGGTTTCGGCGGCGACCAATGGGTGGCCGATCATCTGTTCCGTCTGGAGGGTGGCCACTGGGCGCTGCAGGACGCCTGGATCACCCGCACGGTGGTGCACAAGGCCGGCAAATGGCTGAGCACCGCAGCGGCGCTGGTTGCGATCCTGCTGTGCTTCCACCACTGGCGGAAGGGTCGCGATCGCATCCTGCGGTGGGCGCTGCTTTATGTCGTGATTGCCATGGCTCTGGGCACGGGTGTGATCTCCCTGCTGAAGTCGCTGGTGCCGATGGAATGCCCCTGGGACCTGCTTCGCTACGGCGGCCACCAGCCTTTCATCGGGCTTTTCACCGGGCGCCCGGCCGGCATGGCCGCACAGGCCTGCTTCCCGGCGGGCCACGCCAGCGCGGGTTACGCATGGTTGTCCCTGTACTTCTTCGCCTTGCTGTGGCGCCCTTCATGGCGCTGGGCCGGGTTGTGGATCGGCCTCGGCGCTGGCCTGGTGTTCGGCATCAGCCAGCAGCTGCGGGGCGCCCATTTCCTTTCGCATGACGTTGCCACTGCGTTGATATGTTGGCTGCTTTCGCTGGGCCTGTATCTGATCGTCAAACGCGTCCTGATCCGCCGTCAGCTGGACCGTCCCAACCGCCAGGAGGCAAACGCATGA